The following coding sequences are from one Vibrio syngnathi window:
- the kdsC gene encoding 3-deoxy-manno-octulosonate-8-phosphatase KdsC, producing the protein MSQAIETLYGTVDSRVFAIAKEIKLLICDVDGVFSDGRIYMGNNGEELKTFHTRDGYGIKSLMNAGVEIAIITGRKSQIVENRMTALGIKLIYQGQDDKVKAYQDICDKLSVNPENTGYIGDDLIDWPVMEKVGLKVCVADGHPLLAQRANYVTTINGGYGAVREVCDLILQARNELDVHKGLSI; encoded by the coding sequence ATGTCACAGGCAATTGAAACCCTTTACGGCACAGTGGATTCACGTGTATTTGCGATAGCAAAAGAGATCAAACTGCTGATTTGCGATGTCGATGGCGTATTCTCTGATGGCCGCATCTACATGGGTAACAACGGTGAAGAGCTAAAAACCTTCCATACGCGCGACGGTTACGGCATTAAATCGTTGATGAACGCGGGCGTTGAAATCGCAATCATCACTGGCCGTAAATCTCAAATTGTTGAGAATCGAATGACCGCTCTCGGTATTAAGCTAATTTATCAAGGTCAGGATGATAAAGTTAAAGCATATCAAGACATTTGCGATAAACTTTCAGTTAATCCTGAAAACACAGGTTATATCGGAGACGATTTAATCGACTGGCCTGTAATGGAAAAGGTTGGCTTGAAGGTATGTGTGGCAGACGGCCACCCATTACTTGCACAAAGAGCCAACTACGTAACAACCATTAACGGCGGTTACGGTGCAGTACGTGAAGTCTGCGACCTTATTTTACAAGCAAGAAACGAACTCGACGTGCACAAAGGTTTAAGCATATGA
- the mlaD gene encoding outer membrane lipid asymmetry maintenance protein MlaD produces MQQTRKLELWVGTFVIAGICAILIMIFQVADVKGIGSNHTYNLKATFDNIGSLKVRSPVKVGGVVVGRVQSIELDTESYLPVVELSIDAKYSQFPDTSSAQILTSGLIGEQYISLVPGFIFDDEEMLVDGDSIEDTKSALVLEDLIGQVLYSVGGSDDSEAKE; encoded by the coding sequence ATGCAACAAACTCGAAAATTAGAATTATGGGTCGGCACCTTTGTTATTGCCGGAATTTGCGCAATCTTAATCATGATCTTTCAAGTCGCTGACGTAAAAGGTATAGGTTCAAACCATACTTATAACCTAAAAGCGACCTTTGACAATATTGGCAGCCTAAAGGTTCGCTCACCAGTAAAGGTGGGGGGTGTCGTTGTTGGTCGAGTTCAAAGTATTGAACTTGATACTGAGAGCTACCTTCCTGTGGTTGAACTGTCTATTGATGCGAAGTACTCACAATTTCCTGATACCTCTAGTGCTCAAATCTTAACCTCGGGTTTGATTGGTGAGCAGTACATTAGCTTAGTTCCGGGCTTCATCTTTGATGATGAAGAGATGTTGGTTGATGGTGATTCTATTGAAGACACCAAGTCAGCATTAGTACTAGAAGATTTGATTGGCCAAGTGCTGTATAGCGTTGGTGGCTCTGATGACAGCGAAGCTAAGGAGTAA
- the ibaG gene encoding BolA family iron metabolism protein IbaG: MDSTKVQELLAAALNLQEIFVKGEGSHYEVVAVDACFDGMNRVKKQQLIYGPLMEYIQRNDIHALSIKAFTPEEWERDKKLMSL, translated from the coding sequence GTGGACAGCACAAAAGTACAAGAATTATTAGCAGCGGCACTGAACCTTCAGGAGATTTTCGTGAAGGGTGAAGGCAGTCATTACGAAGTTGTTGCGGTTGATGCATGTTTTGACGGCATGAATCGAGTTAAGAAGCAGCAACTAATCTACGGCCCACTAATGGAATACATTCAACGCAATGATATCCATGCTCTTTCTATTAAGGCTTTCACGCCGGAAGAGTGGGAACGTGATAAGAAACTGATGTCACTTTAA
- the kdsD gene encoding arabinose-5-phosphate isomerase KdsD, whose amino-acid sequence MSQPFDYCSVAKQVLETEVAGLTQLDQYFNDDFSKACDLILNNKGKVVVMGMGKSGHIGNKIAATLASTGTSAFFVHPGEAAHGDLGMIEPGDIVIAISNSGESGEILSLFPVLKRLNIKIISMTGKPASNMATLSDIHLQISVPEEACPLGLAPTTSTTATLVMGDALAVALLQARGFTAQDFALSHPGGALGRQLLLKLDDIMHTGDALPTVAPDALVRDALLEISQKGLGMTAIVGEDGQMKGIFTDGDLRRILDKRIDIHNTQIGDVMTLNPTVAEPNMLAVEGLNLMQAKSINGLMLCDNGKLVGALNMHDLLKAGVM is encoded by the coding sequence ATGTCTCAGCCATTTGATTATTGCAGCGTTGCAAAACAAGTTTTGGAAACTGAAGTTGCAGGTCTCACGCAATTAGACCAATATTTTAATGATGATTTTAGCAAAGCTTGCGACCTAATCCTGAACAACAAAGGCAAAGTCGTAGTAATGGGCATGGGTAAATCAGGCCACATTGGTAACAAAATAGCAGCTACACTGGCAAGTACTGGTACATCGGCTTTCTTTGTACACCCAGGTGAAGCGGCGCATGGTGATTTAGGCATGATCGAACCTGGCGATATTGTGATAGCAATATCCAACTCAGGTGAATCAGGAGAAATCCTCAGCCTATTCCCAGTATTAAAGCGTTTAAACATTAAGATTATCAGCATGACCGGTAAGCCAGCATCAAACATGGCGACTTTATCTGATATTCATTTACAGATTTCAGTACCCGAAGAAGCGTGTCCCCTTGGTTTAGCACCAACAACCAGTACTACCGCTACCTTGGTTATGGGTGATGCATTAGCCGTTGCACTTTTACAGGCAAGAGGTTTTACCGCTCAAGATTTTGCACTGTCTCATCCTGGTGGTGCTTTAGGCCGTCAACTGCTGTTGAAACTAGACGACATCATGCACACCGGCGATGCACTCCCAACTGTTGCTCCGGATGCACTAGTTCGAGATGCCCTGTTAGAGATATCTCAAAAAGGCTTGGGCATGACGGCAATCGTCGGTGAAGATGGCCAAATGAAGGGCATTTTTACCGATGGTGATTTACGCCGTATCTTAGATAAACGTATTGATATTCATAACACGCAGATCGGCGACGTGATGACACTTAACCCGACGGTAGCAGAACCCAATATGCTCGCAGTTGAGGGCTTAAATTTGATGCAGGCTAAGAGCATCAATGGCCTGATGTTGTGTGATAATGGCAAATTAGTAGGCGCTTTAAATATGCATGACTTACTGAAAGCAGGAGTAATGTAA
- the lptA gene encoding lipopolysaccharide transport periplasmic protein LptA, whose product MKLSHLSLLALTLAASNVYALSSDSEQPVYIDSDSQQLDMKSNQVTFLGDVNLKQGSININADKVIVTRNAVNGEIEEIQGFGKPATFSQLTDDGKTLYGEADDLHYQLIADRLIMTKNAMLSQDGSIIRGSKITYQITSQKLVADSDSSERVSTVLQPAEVNK is encoded by the coding sequence ATGAAACTCTCACACCTTAGTTTATTGGCTTTGACCCTTGCGGCGTCTAATGTCTATGCTCTATCTTCGGATAGCGAGCAGCCTGTCTATATTGATTCAGACAGTCAGCAATTAGATATGAAAAGCAATCAAGTAACCTTTCTTGGCGATGTGAACCTTAAACAAGGTAGCATCAATATCAATGCCGATAAGGTCATTGTTACACGTAATGCCGTCAACGGTGAAATTGAAGAAATACAAGGTTTCGGAAAGCCCGCAACCTTTTCTCAACTTACTGACGATGGGAAAACACTCTATGGTGAAGCTGATGATTTACATTACCAGCTGATTGCCGATAGATTGATCATGACTAAGAACGCGATGCTATCTCAAGATGGCAGTATCATTCGTGGCTCTAAGATTACCTATCAGATCACCTCTCAAAAGTTGGTTGCCGATAGTGATAGCAGTGAGCGAGTATCAACGGTTTTACAACCAGCGGAAGTGAATAAGTAA
- a CDS encoding ABC transporter substrate-binding protein, producing the protein MVAMASLVSAQVFAAESIGRTQPYQMMTQVAEVAFDRLKSEQENIQQDPELLKVIVEEELMPYVNAQYAALKLLGPNLKGADRKDVGVFIDAFRKYLVSSYAQVLTQYSDQTIEFGPEPKIKADSRITSIKVSIIDTPRPNIKLEFKLRKDKKSGEWKAFDMVAEGISLLSSKQSEWNTKIRQEGILQVADELEKLAAQPIRFESNK; encoded by the coding sequence ATGGTAGCAATGGCTTCACTTGTTTCTGCTCAAGTTTTTGCTGCAGAATCGATTGGTCGCACTCAGCCTTATCAGATGATGACGCAAGTTGCAGAAGTGGCGTTTGATCGTTTGAAGAGTGAGCAAGAGAATATCCAGCAAGATCCTGAGTTATTGAAGGTCATTGTGGAAGAAGAGTTGATGCCCTATGTTAATGCTCAATATGCGGCTCTTAAACTGCTAGGTCCAAACTTGAAAGGCGCGGATAGAAAAGACGTGGGTGTGTTTATCGATGCGTTCCGTAAATACCTTGTATCTTCTTATGCTCAAGTACTGACTCAGTACTCGGATCAGACGATTGAATTTGGTCCTGAGCCAAAAATCAAAGCAGATAGCCGTATTACCAGTATTAAGGTTAGTATCATAGATACGCCGCGACCAAACATTAAGCTTGAATTTAAGCTACGCAAAGACAAGAAGTCGGGCGAGTGGAAGGCGTTTGATATGGTTGCTGAAGGTATTAGCCTATTATCGAGCAAGCAATCAGAGTGGAATACTAAAATTCGTCAAGAAGGCATTTTACAAGTTGCTGATGAATTAGAGAAACTTGCAGCACAACCGATTCGTTTTGAGAGTAATAAATAA
- the lptC gene encoding LPS export ABC transporter periplasmic protein LptC: protein MSFNRIIYLILIFIASWSAYYLYDKEQTSTIQVDPNLELPAFSGKNLDNISYDESGIRSYQVESTNLEHYSVVGDTHFQAPILSVFREGHTIEWRVTADRAIMDENQVITFYDNVVAKNLLPDASFDTMTTEKMVVELTSRDFYSDTPVHMIGTFFENEGQAMKGNFGTNNATLFNSVQGRYETLTP, encoded by the coding sequence ATGAGTTTTAATCGTATTATCTACTTAATACTCATCTTTATTGCCTCTTGGTCGGCCTATTACTTGTACGACAAAGAGCAAACTTCAACGATACAAGTAGATCCAAACTTGGAACTGCCCGCGTTTAGTGGCAAGAATCTTGATAATATTAGCTATGACGAAAGCGGTATTCGTAGCTATCAAGTTGAATCGACCAATCTAGAGCACTACTCCGTCGTTGGCGATACACACTTTCAAGCCCCTATTCTTTCAGTATTCCGTGAAGGGCATACGATAGAATGGCGAGTGACCGCTGATCGCGCAATTATGGATGAAAATCAAGTCATCACTTTTTATGACAACGTTGTGGCGAAGAACCTGTTGCCAGATGCTAGTTTCGATACAATGACCACTGAAAAAATGGTTGTTGAACTAACTAGCCGAGATTTTTATTCAGACACTCCGGTCCATATGATCGGTACATTTTTTGAAAATGAGGGGCAAGCAATGAAAGGGAACTTCGGTACCAACAATGCGACTCTCTTTAATTCTGTTCAGGGTAGATATGAAACTCTCACACCTTAG
- a CDS encoding calcium/sodium antiporter — protein MLEAIAFLIIGLGFLVWSADKLVYGAAALARNFGISPLVIGMTILAMGSSAPEMMVSATAALDGKTDTAVGNVLGSNIANIALILGITALIKPLSISSGVIRRELPLMIGVTLLAGALLWDNHLGFYEGVLLFVLFAAFLFAMLQISRSEKKNGDAFLDEQESEVPEGVSNPKAAMWVVVGLIILPLAANMLVDNAVVIAKFFGMSDLVIGLTIIAVGTSLPELAASLAGVMKGEDDMAVGNIIGSNVFNILAVMGIPGILNPSILSEFAMGRDFWVMLGVSLLLVIMALGKSRSVNRIEGGVLIVTFVAYQSYLLMNMSA, from the coding sequence ATGCTTGAAGCGATTGCGTTTCTTATTATCGGTCTAGGTTTTTTGGTGTGGAGTGCAGATAAGCTGGTATACGGTGCCGCAGCTCTTGCTCGCAACTTCGGTATTTCACCACTAGTTATCGGTATGACAATCTTAGCAATGGGATCTTCAGCCCCTGAAATGATGGTTTCTGCGACAGCAGCCCTTGATGGTAAAACAGATACGGCGGTAGGTAACGTATTAGGCTCAAACATCGCTAACATCGCGCTGATTTTAGGTATTACAGCCCTTATCAAGCCATTATCGATTAGCTCTGGTGTGATTCGTCGTGAACTACCTTTAATGATAGGTGTCACTCTATTAGCGGGCGCACTGCTTTGGGATAATCATTTAGGTTTCTATGAAGGTGTGTTGTTGTTTGTTCTTTTTGCCGCTTTCTTATTTGCGATGCTGCAAATCAGCCGTAGTGAGAAAAAGAACGGTGATGCCTTTCTTGACGAACAAGAATCTGAAGTTCCTGAAGGCGTGAGCAACCCCAAAGCCGCAATGTGGGTGGTGGTTGGCCTGATTATTCTACCTCTAGCGGCCAACATGTTGGTTGATAACGCGGTTGTAATCGCGAAGTTCTTTGGTATGAGCGACCTTGTGATTGGTTTAACCATTATTGCCGTTGGCACAAGTTTACCTGAACTTGCAGCATCACTAGCTGGTGTTATGAAAGGTGAAGATGATATGGCTGTGGGTAATATCATTGGCTCAAACGTCTTCAATATCCTTGCCGTGATGGGGATCCCGGGCATCCTAAACCCTTCAATCTTGAGCGAGTTTGCAATGGGTCGTGACTTCTGGGTAATGCTAGGCGTATCACTACTTCTTGTTATCATGGCACTAGGAAAATCTCGTAGCGTGAATCGTATCGAAGGCGGCGTGTTAATCGTGACGTTTGTGGCGTATCAAAGTTACCTACTAATGAACATGTCGGCTTAA
- the mlaE gene encoding lipid asymmetry maintenance ABC transporter permease subunit MlaE, whose protein sequence is MIAKTIAGVGKRALAICESFGRASLMLFGALFGIPKLKNFPLLVKQFYSVGVQSLAIILVSGLFIGMVLSLQGYVVLIDYGAEGNLGQMVALSLLRELGPVVTALLFAGRAGSALTAEIGLMKATEQISSLEMMAVDPLKRIIAPRLWAGLISMPLLAMIFMAVGIWGAQLVGVDWKGIDHGSFWSAMQSSVELGRDIGNSMIKCMVFAITVTWIALFNGYDAVPTSEGISQATTRTVVHSSLAVLGLDFVLTALMFGN, encoded by the coding sequence ATGATTGCTAAAACTATTGCGGGTGTCGGTAAGCGCGCACTTGCGATCTGTGAGTCATTTGGTCGAGCAAGCCTAATGCTATTTGGTGCTTTGTTTGGCATCCCGAAACTAAAAAACTTCCCTCTATTAGTTAAACAATTTTATAGCGTTGGCGTTCAGTCATTGGCTATCATTTTAGTTTCAGGCTTGTTTATTGGCATGGTACTCAGTCTGCAGGGCTATGTCGTATTAATCGACTATGGCGCAGAGGGTAACCTTGGGCAAATGGTCGCGCTCTCGTTGTTACGGGAATTGGGGCCTGTGGTGACAGCACTTCTGTTTGCTGGCCGTGCGGGTTCAGCATTAACGGCTGAGATCGGCTTAATGAAAGCAACGGAACAGATCTCTAGCCTTGAGATGATGGCGGTTGATCCTCTTAAACGCATTATTGCGCCACGTCTCTGGGCCGGCCTTATTTCTATGCCACTGCTCGCTATGATTTTTATGGCGGTCGGGATTTGGGGTGCTCAGTTAGTCGGTGTGGATTGGAAAGGTATTGACCACGGCAGTTTCTGGTCTGCGATGCAATCTTCTGTTGAGCTTGGCCGTGATATTGGTAACAGTATGATCAAATGCATGGTCTTCGCTATCACCGTAACTTGGATCGCACTTTTTAATGGTTATGATGCAGTACCGACATCCGAAGGTATTAGTCAGGCAACTACACGCACAGTAGTACACTCTTCTCTAGCGGTATTAGGGCTAGATTTTGTTCTTACCGCATTGATGTTTGGGAATTAA
- the lptB gene encoding LPS export ABC transporter ATP-binding protein → MAVLTAKNLAKTYGKRKVVTDVSLQVESGQIVGLLGPNGAGKTTSFYMIVGLVARDEGTISIDDRDISILPMHSRSRLGIGYLPQEASIFRKLSVEDNIMAVLQTRDEMTNAQRQDKLEDLLEEFHIQHIRASNGMALSGGERRRVEIARALAANPQFILLDEPFAGVDPISVIDIKKIIVHLRDRGLGVLITDHNVRETLDVCEKAYIVSQGHLIAEGTPEDVLNNEQVKQVYLGEQFRL, encoded by the coding sequence ATGGCAGTCCTTACAGCAAAGAACCTAGCGAAGACCTACGGAAAACGTAAAGTTGTAACAGACGTAAGCTTACAAGTAGAGTCAGGTCAGATCGTAGGGCTACTTGGCCCAAACGGTGCAGGTAAAACCACCTCTTTCTATATGATCGTGGGTCTGGTTGCGCGTGATGAAGGTACTATCAGCATTGACGACCGAGACATCAGTATCTTACCAATGCACAGTCGTTCTCGTCTTGGTATCGGTTACCTTCCTCAAGAAGCATCCATTTTTCGTAAATTGTCAGTTGAAGACAACATCATGGCTGTTTTGCAAACGCGCGATGAGATGACTAACGCGCAACGTCAAGATAAGCTAGAAGACCTTCTCGAAGAGTTCCACATCCAACATATTCGAGCGAGTAATGGTATGGCTTTGTCGGGTGGTGAGCGTCGCCGTGTAGAGATTGCTCGCGCACTAGCAGCAAACCCTCAGTTCATTCTTTTGGACGAACCTTTTGCCGGTGTTGACCCTATATCGGTTATCGATATCAAAAAAATCATTGTTCACTTACGCGATCGCGGCTTAGGCGTTTTGATTACCGACCACAACGTTCGTGAAACATTAGACGTGTGTGAAAAAGCTTACATCGTAAGTCAAGGGCACCTAATCGCTGAGGGAACTCCTGAAGATGTTCTCAATAACGAACAAGTTAAACAAGTTTATCTAGGCGAACAATTCCGTCTATGA
- a CDS encoding STAS domain-containing protein, whose amino-acid sequence MSHSQWQALSSKEYQLLGDIDRDSVPAIWRILEKWQTTESSVEIDLSHINRVDSAGMVMLIHLLEHAKNQNCHIMLSFVPEQLRTLFQLSNIQPMMAEHIKN is encoded by the coding sequence ATGAGCCACTCTCAATGGCAAGCACTAAGCTCTAAAGAGTATCAGCTGCTCGGTGATATAGACCGAGACAGTGTCCCTGCAATCTGGCGTATATTGGAAAAGTGGCAAACGACGGAATCGAGCGTTGAAATTGACCTTAGCCATATAAATCGAGTCGATTCAGCAGGAATGGTGATGCTAATTCACTTATTAGAGCATGCAAAAAATCAAAACTGTCATATAATGCTCAGTTTCGTGCCAGAACAATTACGAACGTTGTTCCAATTGAGCAATATCCAGCCAATGATGGCAGAACACATAAAAAATTAG
- a CDS encoding RNA polymerase factor sigma-54, with protein MKPSLQLKLGQQLAMTPQLQQAIRLLQLSTLDLQQEIQEALESNPLLDVEDGNEDTPTSEEKPSSDEKETVETAEPDLPDSSELIEKSEIGNELEIDTTWEDVYSANTGNTGIAIDDDMPVYQGETTQSLYDYLLWQLDLTPFTETDRSIAFALIDAIDDRGYLTVSCEDILENFDNEDIELDEIEAVRKRIQQFDPLGVGSVNLQDCLLLQLATFPQDTPWLNEAKLVLTSHIDQLGNRDYKLVIKETKLKEAELREVLQLIQQLDPRPGSKITPDETEYVVPDVSVFKELGKWLVTINPDSVPKLKVNQQYAALSSKGSSADNQFIRSNLQEAKWLIKSLESRNETLLKVARCIVEHQRGFFEHGAEAMKPMVLNDVALAVDMHESTISRVTTQKFMHTPRGIFELKYFFSSHVSTDNGGECSSTAIRALIKKLVAAENTAKPLSDSKIAALLADQGIQVARRTIAKYRESLGIAPSSQRKRLL; from the coding sequence ATGAAACCCTCATTACAACTTAAGCTAGGCCAACAGTTAGCAATGACTCCTCAATTGCAACAAGCGATTCGTTTGTTGCAATTGTCTACTTTGGATTTGCAACAAGAGATTCAAGAAGCACTTGAATCGAACCCACTACTCGATGTCGAAGACGGCAATGAAGACACGCCTACATCGGAAGAAAAACCTAGCAGTGACGAGAAAGAAACAGTTGAAACCGCAGAGCCGGACTTACCTGATAGCTCCGAATTAATCGAAAAATCAGAGATTGGCAACGAACTAGAAATCGATACAACTTGGGAAGACGTTTACAGCGCAAACACAGGTAACACCGGCATTGCGATTGATGACGACATGCCCGTTTATCAAGGCGAAACCACACAAAGTCTATACGATTACCTGCTCTGGCAACTCGATTTAACACCATTCACTGAAACTGACCGCAGCATAGCTTTTGCGCTAATTGATGCTATCGATGACCGCGGTTACCTTACCGTATCTTGTGAAGACATCCTTGAGAACTTCGACAACGAAGATATCGAGCTTGATGAAATTGAAGCGGTTCGCAAACGGATTCAGCAGTTTGACCCTTTAGGTGTCGGTTCTGTGAACCTGCAAGATTGCTTGTTACTGCAATTGGCAACCTTCCCACAAGATACTCCTTGGCTTAACGAGGCTAAGTTAGTACTTACTAGCCATATCGACCAACTCGGTAACCGTGATTATAAATTAGTCATAAAAGAGACCAAACTGAAGGAAGCGGAACTACGTGAAGTTTTGCAATTAATCCAACAGTTGGATCCTCGTCCCGGGAGTAAGATCACACCGGATGAAACCGAGTATGTGGTTCCTGACGTATCCGTCTTCAAAGAACTTGGGAAATGGTTAGTCACGATCAATCCAGATAGCGTGCCTAAACTAAAAGTAAATCAACAATACGCGGCCCTTAGTAGCAAAGGCAGTAGTGCTGACAACCAGTTCATCCGCTCGAATTTGCAAGAAGCAAAATGGCTAATTAAAAGCCTAGAGAGCCGAAATGAAACGCTACTAAAAGTCGCTCGGTGTATTGTTGAACATCAACGCGGTTTCTTCGAACATGGCGCAGAAGCCATGAAGCCGATGGTACTGAATGATGTGGCTTTAGCTGTTGATATGCACGAATCCACGATCTCTCGCGTGACGACTCAAAAATTCATGCACACACCGCGTGGCATCTTCGAACTCAAATACTTTTTCTCAAGCCATGTCAGCACTGACAATGGCGGTGAATGTTCATCTACAGCAATTCGCGCACTCATTAAGAAGCTTGTCGCAGCGGAAAATACCGCAAAGCCTCTCAGTGATAGTAAGATTGCTGCTTTACTGGCTGACCAAGGAATTCAGGTAGCTAGACGTACCATAGCGAAGTACCGTGAATCTCTGGGCATTGCCCCATCGAGTCAGCGTAAACGCCTGCTATAG
- the murA gene encoding UDP-N-acetylglucosamine 1-carboxyvinyltransferase, with product MEKFRVIGSDKPLSGEVTISGAKNAALPILFASILAEEPVEVSNVPHLRDIDTTMELLKRLGAKVSRNGSVHVDGREINEFCAPYDLVKTMRASIWALGPLVARFGEGQVSLPGGCAIGARPVDLHIHGLEQLGATIVLEDGYVKASVDGRLKGAHIVMDKVSVGATITIMCAATLAEGTTVLDNSAREPEIVDTADFLNKLGAKISGAGTDTITIEGVERLGGGQHSVVADRIETGTFLVAAAVSGGKVVCRNTSAHLLEAALAKLEEAGAKVETGEDWISLDMTDRELKAVKIVTAPHPGFPTDMQAQFTLLNMMAKGSGVITETIFENRFMHIPELQRMGAKAEIEGNTAICGETKKLSGAQVMATDLRASASLVIAGCIAQGETIVDRIYHIDRGYDKIEDKLSALGANITRFSESN from the coding sequence ATGGAAAAGTTTCGAGTTATTGGATCGGATAAGCCGCTAAGCGGTGAAGTGACGATCTCAGGCGCAAAAAATGCAGCCCTACCAATCCTATTTGCTTCAATTCTAGCTGAAGAGCCGGTTGAAGTGAGTAATGTTCCTCACCTACGTGACATCGATACTACGATGGAATTGCTTAAGCGTTTAGGCGCAAAAGTATCACGCAACGGTAGTGTTCATGTTGATGGCCGCGAAATTAATGAATTTTGTGCACCTTACGATTTAGTAAAAACAATGCGCGCTTCTATCTGGGCTTTAGGTCCTTTAGTCGCTCGTTTTGGTGAAGGCCAAGTGTCACTTCCGGGCGGTTGTGCAATTGGTGCTCGACCTGTTGATTTACATATCCATGGCCTAGAGCAACTAGGTGCGACCATTGTATTGGAAGATGGTTATGTGAAAGCAAGTGTTGATGGCCGTCTGAAAGGCGCGCATATCGTGATGGATAAAGTAAGTGTGGGTGCCACCATTACTATCATGTGTGCAGCAACATTGGCTGAAGGTACAACTGTATTAGATAACTCAGCGCGCGAGCCTGAGATTGTTGATACGGCTGATTTCCTAAACAAACTAGGTGCTAAAATTTCTGGCGCAGGTACAGATACGATTACTATCGAAGGCGTTGAGCGTCTTGGTGGTGGCCAACACTCTGTAGTTGCTGACCGTATTGAAACCGGTACGTTCTTGGTTGCTGCGGCAGTGTCTGGTGGTAAAGTCGTTTGTCGCAACACCAGCGCTCATCTTCTTGAAGCTGCATTAGCGAAGCTTGAAGAAGCGGGTGCGAAGGTTGAAACAGGCGAAGACTGGATCAGCCTTGATATGACAGATCGTGAGCTGAAAGCGGTGAAAATCGTAACGGCACCTCACCCGGGCTTCCCTACCGACATGCAAGCACAATTTACTTTGCTTAACATGATGGCGAAGGGCAGTGGTGTTATCACTGAGACTATCTTTGAAAACCGCTTTATGCACATCCCTGAGTTACAGCGAATGGGCGCAAAAGCGGAAATAGAAGGCAACACTGCTATTTGTGGTGAAACCAAAAAATTGAGCGGCGCTCAAGTAATGGCAACGGACCTTCGCGCATCTGCGAGTCTTGTTATTGCTGGCTGTATTGCTCAAGGAGAAACCATTGTTGACCGTATTTATCACATCGATCGTGGCTACGATAAGATTGAAGATAAACTTTCAGCTTTAGGCGCAAACATTACACGGTTTAGCGAGTCGAACTAA
- the mlaF gene encoding phospholipid ABC transporter ATP-binding protein MlaF, protein MLNTELVKVKNLSFSRGERIIFDDISLEVPQGKITAIMGPSGIGKTTLLRLIGGQLPPDEGEIWFDGDNIPALPRRKLYQARKKMSMLFQSGALFTDLNVFDNVAFPLREHTELNEKFIRTIVLLKLEAVGLRGAAQLMPSELSGGMARRAALARAIALDPELIMYDEPFVGQDPITMGVLVELIRNLNQALGLTSIVVSHDVPEVMSIADWVYLMADGKIIAAGSPDELYNNSDPRVQQFLQGESDGPVPFRFPANSLEKDLFEYDC, encoded by the coding sequence ATGTTGAACACTGAGCTTGTGAAAGTTAAGAATCTCAGCTTCTCACGCGGTGAGCGAATTATCTTTGATGACATCAGTTTAGAAGTTCCTCAAGGAAAAATAACCGCGATCATGGGGCCGTCAGGGATCGGTAAAACAACCTTATTACGTCTGATTGGTGGACAATTACCACCAGATGAAGGTGAAATTTGGTTTGATGGCGACAACATCCCTGCATTGCCACGTCGAAAGCTATATCAAGCACGTAAGAAAATGAGCATGCTTTTCCAATCGGGGGCACTTTTCACGGATCTGAATGTCTTTGATAATGTGGCGTTTCCTTTGCGAGAGCACACTGAACTTAACGAAAAATTCATTCGTACCATTGTATTGCTTAAGCTTGAGGCGGTAGGGTTGCGAGGCGCGGCGCAATTAATGCCGAGTGAGTTGTCTGGTGGTATGGCGAGACGAGCGGCGTTGGCCCGTGCGATCGCATTGGACCCAGAACTTATTATGTATGATGAGCCTTTTGTTGGCCAAGACCCAATCACCATGGGTGTTTTGGTTGAGTTGATTCGTAACCTCAATCAAGCCTTGGGTTTAACCTCGATTGTGGTTTCTCATGATGTCCCTGAGGTGATGAGCATTGCTGATTGGGTTTATTTGATGGCTGATGGGAAAATTATTGCTGCAGGTTCTCCTGATGAGTTGTACAACAACAGCGACCCAAGAGTGCAGCAATTTTTGCAAGGTGAATCGGATGGCCCTGTGCCATTTAGGTTTCCTGCAAATAGCTTAGAAAAGGATTTGTTTGAATATGATTGCTAA